Proteins encoded by one window of Mariniplasma anaerobium:
- a CDS encoding tryptophanase, with translation MNKKYTAEPYRIKMVEPIFETTKEERIELLKNAGYNPFSLASKNVYIDLLTDSGTGSMSQEQWGHMMTADEAYAGSKSFYKLEGVVKNITGYKYFIPAHQGRGAEQIVLPQLVTKKGMYFISNIHFDTTRAHVELAGARAIDCVIDECFNIELDHPFKGNFDLVRLEELILEKGSENIGGIIMTITNNSAGGQPVSFANMKAVKEISHKYGITLLIDGARYAENAFFIKEREEGFKDLSILEISRKTFDLADIFLMSAKKDGLVNMGGIIAIKDDELLYKKCQTYIVPYEGFPTYGGLSGRDMEALAQGLMEALDMRYLRHRVDQIRFLGDMLKEAGVPIQYPIGGHAVFVDCGKMAPHIAYDQFPALSVVNELYLEAGIRGVEIGSLLLGRDPDTHKNLKSPIEFMRLTIPRRLYTYSHLEIVGQAVIEVYKRRNELKGYVFEYESPMLRHFTSTFKPNIKETK, from the coding sequence ATGAATAAGAAATATACGGCAGAACCGTATCGAATTAAAATGGTTGAACCCATATTTGAAACAACAAAAGAAGAACGCATTGAATTATTGAAAAATGCAGGGTACAATCCGTTTTCTTTAGCGAGTAAAAATGTATATATTGATTTACTAACTGATTCTGGGACTGGGTCAATGAGTCAAGAACAATGGGGTCATATGATGACCGCAGATGAAGCTTATGCTGGAAGTAAAAGTTTTTATAAACTCGAAGGGGTTGTAAAAAATATTACAGGCTATAAGTATTTTATACCCGCTCATCAAGGTAGAGGAGCAGAACAAATAGTTCTTCCACAGCTTGTTACTAAAAAAGGGATGTATTTTATTTCGAATATTCATTTTGATACAACACGAGCTCATGTTGAACTTGCAGGTGCAAGAGCAATTGACTGTGTCATTGATGAATGCTTTAATATAGAGCTTGATCATCCATTTAAAGGTAATTTTGATCTTGTTAGATTAGAAGAACTTATTTTAGAAAAAGGTAGCGAAAATATTGGTGGCATTATCATGACAATTACTAACAACAGTGCTGGTGGACAGCCTGTTAGTTTTGCGAACATGAAAGCAGTTAAAGAAATAAGTCATAAATATGGAATTACTTTATTAATCGATGGAGCTAGATATGCTGAAAATGCATTTTTCATTAAAGAACGTGAAGAAGGATTTAAGGATTTATCTATATTAGAAATTTCAAGAAAAACATTTGATTTAGCTGATATATTTCTAATGAGTGCTAAAAAAGATGGTTTGGTAAATATGGGTGGGATCATCGCAATTAAAGATGATGAACTCCTTTATAAAAAATGTCAAACATATATTGTTCCTTATGAAGGATTTCCAACATATGGAGGTCTAAGTGGTAGAGATATGGAAGCTCTTGCTCAAGGTCTTATGGAAGCTTTAGATATGAGATATTTAAGACATCGTGTAGATCAAATCAGATTTTTAGGTGATATGCTTAAAGAAGCTGGTGTTCCTATTCAATATCCTATTGGAGGACATGCTGTGTTTGTGGATTGTGGGAAAATGGCACCGCACATTGCTTATGATCAATTTCCAGCATTAAGCGTTGTAAACGAGTTATATTTAGAAGCGGGTATAAGAGGTGTAGAAATTGGTTCTCTACTCTTAGGAAGAGATCCAGACACACATAAGAACTTAAAAAGCCCAATTGAGTTTATGAGACTTACGATTCCAAGAAGACTTTATACATATAGTCATCTAGAAATTGTAGGACAGGCAGTCATAGAAGTTTATAAGAGAAGAAATGAATTAAAAGGATATGTATTTGAGTATGAATCTCCTATGCTTAGACATTTCACATCTACATTTAAACCAAATATCAAGGAGACAAAATAA
- a CDS encoding FMN-binding protein, protein MNQNLKLIVFVVLLGLITSGLLLGADALTKDRIELNREAKLKSAVLDGFDVEYTFANIHDIYADEVNIIVIDGYTFYVDEVSNKVSYQFEGSGLWGPIIGIITLEPDFETIARITILQQEETPGLGGIVAERPFLETFVGKKMTPSLDITKEGATQDYEVDAITGATGTSNAFEIILNTNYETYSALWQARNE, encoded by the coding sequence ATGAATCAAAATCTTAAGCTAATTGTTTTTGTAGTCTTACTAGGTTTAATCACAAGTGGATTATTACTTGGCGCTGACGCACTAACTAAAGATCGAATTGAGTTGAATCGTGAAGCTAAATTAAAATCAGCCGTATTAGATGGATTTGATGTCGAATATACTTTTGCTAATATTCATGATATCTACGCTGATGAAGTTAACATTATTGTAATAGACGGATACACATTTTATGTTGATGAAGTTAGCAATAAAGTTAGTTATCAATTTGAAGGTAGTGGTTTATGGGGTCCAATCATCGGGATTATCACTTTAGAACCAGACTTTGAAACAATTGCTAGAATTACTATTCTGCAACAAGAAGAAACACCAGGATTAGGTGGGATTGTTGCTGAAAGACCTTTCTTAGAGACTTTTGTAGGTAAAAAAATGACACCAAGTTTAGATATAACTAAAGAGGGTGCAACACAAGATTATGAAGTAGACGCAATTACAGGAGCTACAGGAACATCTAATGCATTTGAAATTATTCTAAATACAAATTATGAGACATATAGTGCTTTATGGCAAGCACGGAATGAGTAG
- a CDS encoding HIT family protein codes for MCVFCEYLKKREKIIYENKLAFAIYDSFPVNKGHMLIMPKRHVASYFDLNEDEKNDINLLLEISKKHIDQLFHPDGYNVGFNEGIYAGQTIMHCHVHLIPRYIGDVDNPKGGIRGVIPEKQKY; via the coding sequence ATGTGTGTATTTTGTGAGTATCTAAAGAAGAGAGAAAAAATTATATATGAAAACAAATTAGCTTTTGCAATATATGATAGTTTTCCAGTCAATAAAGGACATATGCTTATTATGCCAAAAAGACATGTTGCATCATATTTTGATCTTAATGAAGATGAGAAAAATGATATTAATCTTTTGCTTGAGATAAGTAAAAAGCATATTGATCAATTATTTCATCCAGATGGATATAATGTTGGTTTTAATGAAGGCATTTATGCTGGACAAACCATTATGCATTGTCACGTTCATTTGATTCCAAGATATATCGGTGATGTAGACAATCCAAAAGGTGGCATTAGAGGTGTCATACCAGAAAAACAAAAGTATTAA
- a CDS encoding Rnf-Nqr domain containing protein: MNIIELFISSILNNNIALVFILGMCPLIAISTSVKNAKGMGIAVVFVVTITAVINYPIYKLLVATNTEFISLIVFIITIAAVVQLLEIFLERFVPKMYNAFGIFLPLITVNCVVLAVSLFFVNRDYTFAQTVSFSFGSGVGWMLAIVLVAGLREKMAKISNPPKGLQGKAIVFIVLGILALAFMGFTGLV; this comes from the coding sequence ATGAATATTATAGAACTATTTATATCATCGATTTTAAATAACAATATTGCCCTAGTCTTTATTTTAGGGATGTGTCCATTAATCGCAATTTCAACAAGTGTTAAAAATGCTAAGGGAATGGGTATTGCTGTTGTATTTGTTGTAACAATAACTGCAGTGATCAATTATCCTATTTATAAATTATTAGTTGCAACTAATACTGAATTTATTAGTTTAATTGTATTTATTATTACGATTGCAGCTGTTGTACAATTATTAGAAATATTTTTGGAAAGATTTGTTCCAAAAATGTATAATGCATTTGGGATTTTCTTACCTTTAATTACCGTTAACTGTGTTGTACTTGCTGTTTCATTATTCTTTGTTAATAGAGACTATACATTTGCTCAAACTGTATCGTTTTCATTTGGTTCAGGTGTAGGCTGGATGTTAGCAATAGTCTTAGTTGCAGGATTAAGAGAAAAGATGGCAAAAATTAGTAATCCTCCTAAAGGATTACAAGGTAAGGCAATTGTATTTATCGTTTTAGGTATTTTAGCTCTTGCATTTATGGGCTTTACTGGATTAGTATAA
- a CDS encoding bifunctional enoyl-CoA hydratase/phosphate acetyltransferase: MFKNMKDLISQAKDGDLKTLVVACADDKHVLEAVEMARSEDIVRPILIGNKEIILMLFESLKINEDYYEIIDEMEHDKACDYAVKLASENEGYVLMKGYVDTKVILKSVLKEEFAFKGVRRLSHVSLFELKNYHKLLMMTDGAMNMYPNVDEKQEIIENGVGVFHKLGISNPKVGIIAAIEKLNEKMQPTVDAVELVKRNQERKITGCIVGGPFGLDNAISKEAAEHKGVKGNVAGDVDMIVMPQIEAGNVFYKSMMFLADAKSASVVVGGKRPIVLTSRADSTESKFYSIALASLIA; the protein is encoded by the coding sequence ATGTTTAAAAATATGAAAGATTTAATATCACAAGCAAAAGATGGTGATTTAAAAACTTTAGTTGTCGCATGTGCTGATGATAAGCATGTTTTAGAGGCAGTTGAAATGGCTAGATCTGAAGATATTGTCAGACCCATATTAATTGGGAATAAAGAAATCATACTTATGCTTTTTGAAAGTTTAAAAATCAATGAAGATTATTATGAAATCATTGATGAAATGGAACATGATAAAGCATGTGATTATGCAGTTAAACTGGCAAGTGAGAATGAAGGCTATGTTTTAATGAAAGGCTATGTAGATACAAAAGTTATTTTAAAATCAGTCTTGAAAGAAGAATTTGCTTTTAAAGGAGTTCGAAGATTATCTCATGTATCGCTATTTGAATTAAAAAACTATCATAAATTACTCATGATGACAGATGGTGCAATGAATATGTATCCTAATGTTGATGAGAAACAAGAAATCATAGAAAATGGTGTTGGAGTATTCCATAAACTAGGTATTTCTAATCCTAAGGTTGGTATTATCGCAGCAATTGAAAAACTTAATGAAAAGATGCAACCAACTGTTGATGCAGTAGAACTTGTTAAAAGAAATCAAGAACGTAAAATTACAGGTTGCATAGTAGGTGGTCCATTTGGACTTGATAATGCGATTAGCAAAGAAGCAGCGGAACATAAAGGTGTTAAAGGTAACGTTGCAGGTGATGTTGATATGATCGTAATGCCTCAAATAGAAGCTGGTAATGTTTTTTATAAGAGTATGATGTTCTTAGCAGATGCAAAGAGTGCGTCAGTTGTTGTTGGTGGGAAAAGACCTATTGTTTTAACATCTAGAGCAGATTCAACAGAATCTAAGTTTTATTCTATAGCACTTGCTTCATTAATTGCGTAA
- a CDS encoding M48 family metallopeptidase — translation MHIVIIALIASMYVIDLVLNILNVKHSRLELPDNVKNIYDEEVYKKWASYNQEHLRFGIIQKSVFTALILGLLLFKVFGIFESIALNVTHSEILQTWIFLVIYLAIQTFIGIPFEYIDTFKIEEKYGFNKTTKKTFVIDQIKSFLLASLLFGALVAGLQGLYLAFIDSIWVFVLLAWVFLAVVMIIMFLLNTKVFVKLFNKLTPLEDGSLKEKIDKLANELGFEVEKISVMDASKRSSKLNAFFSGLGKTRDVVLYDTLIEKLSEEQVLAVLAHELGHATYKDTTKMLFQNILTFGLYALVIGLIMQSPSVYTAFGLEGVFFGFGLILFTILMGPISILLGMLTNGWSRKIEYRADGFAKKYVGQEHMIGALEVLARENFSNLNPHPLYVKLFYNHPTISERISSLEKKVI, via the coding sequence ATGCATATTGTTATTATCGCTTTAATTGCATCTATGTATGTGATAGATTTAGTTTTAAATATTTTAAATGTTAAACATTCAAGACTTGAATTACCTGATAATGTAAAAAATATTTATGATGAGGAAGTATATAAAAAATGGGCAAGTTATAATCAAGAACATTTGCGATTTGGAATTATTCAAAAATCTGTTTTTACAGCATTGATTTTAGGGTTATTATTGTTTAAAGTTTTTGGAATATTTGAGAGCATTGCTTTAAATGTGACACATTCTGAAATTTTACAAACATGGATATTCTTAGTGATTTATTTGGCTATCCAAACATTTATCGGAATACCTTTTGAATATATCGATACATTTAAAATTGAAGAAAAATATGGATTTAACAAAACAACAAAGAAAACGTTTGTGATTGATCAAATTAAAAGTTTCTTATTAGCAAGTCTATTATTTGGAGCATTAGTTGCTGGACTTCAAGGTCTTTATCTAGCATTTATTGATTCTATTTGGGTTTTTGTTTTGCTAGCTTGGGTGTTTTTAGCAGTTGTGATGATTATCATGTTTTTATTAAATACAAAAGTATTTGTAAAACTATTTAATAAATTAACACCTTTAGAAGATGGATCATTAAAAGAAAAAATTGATAAATTAGCTAATGAGTTAGGATTTGAAGTTGAAAAAATTTCTGTTATGGATGCATCAAAAAGATCATCTAAGCTTAATGCATTTTTTAGTGGATTAGGTAAAACCAGAGATGTAGTCTTATATGATACATTAATTGAAAAATTAAGTGAAGAACAAGTGCTAGCTGTTTTGGCTCATGAATTAGGGCATGCTACATATAAAGATACGACTAAAATGTTATTTCAAAACATATTAACTTTCGGTCTCTATGCTTTGGTTATTGGCTTAATCATGCAATCTCCATCAGTCTATACAGCATTTGGACTTGAAGGTGTATTCTTTGGCTTTGGCTTAATATTATTCACCATCTTAATGGGTCCGATTTCTATTTTATTAGGTATGCTCACCAATGGTTGGTCTAGAAAAATAGAGTATAGAGCAGATGGTTTTGCTAAAAAATATGTTGGTCAAGAACATATGATTGGTGCATTAGAAGTGCTTGCAAGAGAAAACTTTTCAAATTTGAATCCACATCCTTTGTATGTGAAATTATTTTATAATCATCCAACAATATCAGAGCGTATAAGCTCTTTAGAGAAAAAGGTGATATGA
- the thpR gene encoding RNA 2',3'-cyclic phosphodiesterase — protein MRIFVGVKIPEDIRNSLDDEADKVLRLTETYNKSLNENYHLTIKFIGEMKISEIVALDQILAKRLKDIKAFDVYLKDIGYFEKNNEYTLWIGVQKGSDYLDKIHHIVDFESHELFGIERNKYEPHVTLARKVHLDNVQNLKMSKTKSYKLKVEEITIYYSHRVNDLLTYTPLSKIKLK, from the coding sequence ATGAGAATATTTGTAGGTGTTAAAATACCAGAAGATATTAGAAATTCACTTGATGATGAAGCAGATAAAGTATTGAGATTAACCGAAACTTATAATAAAAGTTTAAATGAAAATTATCATTTAACTATAAAGTTTATTGGAGAAATGAAAATATCGGAAATCGTTGCGCTAGATCAGATTTTAGCTAAAAGACTAAAAGATATTAAAGCATTTGATGTTTATCTAAAAGATATAGGATATTTTGAAAAAAATAATGAATACACTTTATGGATTGGTGTGCAAAAAGGTTCTGATTATTTAGATAAGATACATCATATCGTCGATTTCGAAAGCCATGAGCTTTTTGGAATAGAGCGCAATAAATATGAACCACATGTCACTTTAGCTAGAAAAGTGCATTTAGACAATGTGCAGAATTTAAAGATGAGCAAGACAAAGAGTTATAAGTTAAAAGTAGAAGAGATCACTATTTATTATAGTCATAGAGTAAATGATTTATTAACATATACACCCTTAAGTAAAATTAAATTAAAATAA
- a CDS encoding Rnf-Nqr domain containing protein produces MNLIRIKYKKWYNILKDGIATNNPIAIAVLGICSALAVSNRVENAIAMGIGVTFVVMASSAAVSLLRSFIPGKVRMVTYMVIISTFVIIFQLVLQAFYPTIADSLDAYVGLIITNCIVMGRAEAFAVKNPVKYSLIDGLASGLGYTFVLIAVASVREILAFGTFLNIRVVGPNWINWVAMTMAPGGFFVIALMIWGIRELTKNYETVV; encoded by the coding sequence ATGAATTTAATTCGAATTAAGTATAAGAAATGGTATAACATTTTAAAAGATGGTATTGCTACTAATAATCCGATTGCAATTGCAGTTTTAGGTATTTGTTCTGCTTTGGCTGTATCAAATAGAGTTGAAAACGCGATTGCTATGGGTATTGGTGTAACATTTGTTGTGATGGCAAGTTCTGCTGCAGTCTCATTATTAAGAAGCTTTATTCCGGGTAAAGTAAGAATGGTTACCTATATGGTTATTATCTCTACATTTGTTATTATTTTTCAATTAGTTTTACAAGCTTTTTACCCTACAATTGCTGATTCTTTGGATGCATATGTAGGATTAATCATCACTAACTGTATTGTTATGGGTCGAGCTGAAGCATTCGCAGTAAAAAATCCAGTTAAATATTCGTTAATTGATGGACTTGCTAGTGGATTAGGCTATACATTTGTTTTAATTGCAGTCGCAAGTGTTAGAGAAATATTGGCGTTTGGGACTTTCTTAAATATTAGAGTTGTTGGGCCAAATTGGATTAATTGGGTTGCTATGACAATGGCGCCAGGTGGTTTCTTTGTAATTGCACTTATGATATGGGGTATCAGAGAGCTTACAAAAAATTATGAAACTGTCGTATAG
- a CDS encoding transporter substrate-binding domain-containing protein: MKKILMLFVAMLAIGLLVGCSDDSNVLKVGMDLTYPPHETVDSDGNPTGISVTLAEEFGKYLGKEVQIVDVPFGSLITELNIGTIDVIIGSMTITEDRALSVDFSNKYFNFPLVTLVNKTFYDDNNIETKEDLLAIENVRFVAPKTFATLDVARELANNPVIREVNDVTAAVLEVVTGASDVFLMSVGNAAGQHLANPDTTEILMDPLSLSPIGMAFRKGSNLVAEANIFIAGLETNGVYDILRNKYNSVIDSNIPGATLDIYLQGIIDEEE; this comes from the coding sequence ATGAAAAAAATATTAATGTTGTTTGTAGCAATGTTAGCTATAGGTTTACTTGTAGGATGTAGCGATGATTCAAATGTTTTAAAGGTAGGGATGGATTTAACTTATCCGCCGCATGAAACAGTTGATAGTGACGGAAATCCAACAGGTATTAGTGTAACATTAGCTGAAGAATTTGGGAAGTATTTAGGTAAAGAAGTACAAATTGTTGATGTTCCATTTGGTTCTTTAATTACAGAATTAAATATTGGAACTATTGATGTTATTATTGGCTCTATGACGATTACTGAAGACAGAGCGTTATCAGTTGATTTTAGTAACAAGTATTTTAATTTTCCATTAGTAACGCTTGTGAATAAAACGTTTTATGATGATAATAATATAGAAACTAAAGAAGATTTATTAGCAATTGAAAATGTAAGATTTGTTGCACCTAAAACATTTGCAACACTTGATGTTGCAAGAGAGCTAGCAAATAATCCAGTTATTAGAGAAGTTAATGACGTTACAGCAGCTGTATTAGAAGTTGTGACTGGAGCATCAGATGTCTTTTTAATGAGTGTAGGAAATGCTGCAGGTCAACATTTAGCAAATCCTGATACGACTGAAATATTAATGGATCCACTTTCTCTATCACCTATTGGTATGGCATTTAGAAAAGGTAGTAATTTAGTTGCTGAAGCAAATATTTTTATTGCCGGATTAGAAACAAATGGTGTATATGATATTTTAAGAAATAAATATAATAGTGTAATTGATAGTAACATCCCTGGAGCGACTTTAGATATTTATTTACAAGGCATTATTGATGAAGAAGAATAA
- a CDS encoding NADH:ubiquinone reductase (Na(+)-transporting) subunit F has translation MSWELPVVLIGVLLVISFILILVEKLLGGGGEKVITINDDTKIPVKGDDTVLNTLASEKIFIPSACGGKATCGFCKFRLVGGDGTIKPTEEAFISEEERKEGIRLSCQVKVKTDMKIVLPKGLLNAKEYKTRISEVRDLTYDIKLVKFKLLDPDHIDFKPGQYVQIKVPGIDVIRAYSIASDPKNKSEVELIIRLVPNGQATTFVHKAMQVGDKMIITGPYGDFFLREDSNKDMICIAGGSGKAPIRSILYALRDKGMTRKVKYFFGARSKRDLYYTEEFEQLSKEFPNFQYIPALSEPLEEDNWTGDVGLITDVVDRHTKDLSDSEAYLCGSPGMIKACINVLKNHDMKDDNVLFDNFS, from the coding sequence ATGAGTTGGGAACTTCCTGTAGTATTAATTGGTGTATTATTAGTCATCTCTTTTATCTTGATTTTAGTTGAGAAATTATTAGGTGGTGGTGGCGAAAAAGTCATTACTATTAATGATGATACGAAGATACCTGTTAAGGGTGACGATACAGTATTAAATACTTTAGCTAGTGAAAAGATATTTATTCCATCTGCATGTGGTGGAAAAGCAACATGCGGATTTTGTAAATTTAGATTAGTAGGTGGAGATGGAACGATTAAACCTACAGAAGAAGCATTTATTAGTGAAGAAGAAAGAAAAGAAGGCATTAGATTATCATGCCAAGTTAAAGTTAAAACAGATATGAAAATTGTTTTACCTAAAGGCTTATTAAACGCAAAAGAATATAAGACAAGAATATCAGAAGTTAGAGACTTAACATATGATATTAAGCTCGTTAAATTTAAATTATTAGATCCTGATCACATTGATTTTAAACCAGGACAATATGTTCAAATAAAAGTTCCAGGTATTGATGTTATTCGTGCTTATTCAATTGCATCAGATCCAAAGAACAAATCAGAAGTTGAATTGATTATTCGACTTGTTCCAAATGGTCAAGCAACGACATTTGTTCATAAAGCAATGCAAGTTGGAGATAAAATGATAATCACAGGACCTTATGGAGATTTCTTCTTAAGAGAGGATTCAAATAAGGATATGATTTGTATCGCCGGTGGATCAGGAAAAGCACCTATACGCTCTATATTATATGCATTAAGAGACAAAGGGATGACTCGAAAAGTTAAATATTTCTTTGGAGCTAGATCAAAAAGAGATTTATATTACACAGAAGAATTCGAACAGTTATCAAAAGAATTTCCGAATTTTCAATATATTCCAGCTTTATCAGAACCACTTGAAGAAGATAATTGGACAGGTGATGTTGGTTTAATTACTGACGTAGTTGATAGACACACTAAGGATTTAAGTGATTCAGAAGCTTACCTATGCGGGTCTCCAGGTATGATTAAAGCTTGTATCAATGTATTAAAGAATCATGATATGAAAGATGACAATGTATTATTTGATAATTTTAGTTAA
- a CDS encoding amino acid ABC transporter ATP-binding protein: MDLKLEDILQVYEGKVILDHVDLEIKDKSGIALIGPSGAGKSTLLRLLAGIEDPISGEIMLNQHVVTQEDKKEYYKSVGFVFQAHNLFPHLTILRNITIVLEKVHHMDIDSANEVALKLLEQFELIEHKDKIPAKISGGQAQRASIIRSLAIHPEVVFLDEPTSALDPILSHEVLKTILKLRERKTNFMIVTHEIEFAKRAADYVVFMENGKVIEHGDIKILDNPQTKQLKNFIANVSYNI; the protein is encoded by the coding sequence ATGGATTTAAAACTTGAAGATATTTTGCAAGTATATGAAGGAAAAGTTATTTTGGATCATGTTGATTTAGAGATTAAAGATAAATCCGGTATTGCACTTATTGGCCCAAGTGGTGCTGGTAAATCAACATTACTAAGACTGCTTGCAGGCATCGAAGATCCTATATCAGGCGAGATCATGCTTAACCAACATGTTGTCACGCAAGAAGATAAAAAAGAATATTATAAAAGTGTTGGATTTGTATTTCAAGCACATAATTTATTTCCACATTTAACCATTTTAAGAAATATTACTATTGTTTTAGAAAAAGTTCACCATATGGATATTGATAGTGCAAATGAAGTAGCTTTAAAATTATTAGAACAATTTGAATTGATTGAACATAAAGATAAGATCCCAGCTAAAATATCTGGAGGACAAGCTCAAAGAGCTAGTATCATTAGATCACTAGCAATTCATCCAGAAGTTGTTTTTCTTGATGAACCAACCAGTGCCCTGGATCCGATTTTATCTCATGAAGTTTTAAAGACTATTTTAAAATTAAGAGAAAGAAAAACAAATTTTATGATTGTCACACATGAAATAGAGTTTGCTAAAAGAGCTGCTGATTATGTCGTTTTTATGGAAAATGGGAAAGTTATTGAACATGGCGATATAAAGATTTTAGATAATCCACAAACAAAACAATTAAAGAATTTTATTGCAAATGTAAGTTACAACATTTAA
- the buk gene encoding butyrate kinase — protein MKHLILAINPGSTSTKLAVYKDEELVSEFKINHETEEIMKYKHIIDQYKFREQIILDFLNKEHIDLSTFSAIVGRGGMLKPIESGTYEVNDLMIQDMMEAKRGEHASNLGCILARNLGKPYGIPAYVVDPVAVDEMDDHYRYSGFPELQRRSLFHALNHKAVARKRAKDLGKKYEDLNLIIAHLGGGISVASHKKGKVIDVNNALDGDGPMSPERSGSVPMGPLYNMCFSGKYTLEEIKRKNYGKGGLVAYLGTNDGKEIQDRIKNGDEKAKFIHEVMCYQIAKEIGIQATVLEGRVDEIILTGGLAYDKLLVEIVTPRVQFIAPVVVYAGENEMESLALGALRVLTKEEKPKQYI, from the coding sequence ATGAAACATTTAATATTAGCAATCAATCCAGGTTCTACATCTACTAAGTTAGCAGTTTATAAAGATGAAGAACTTGTATCTGAATTTAAGATTAATCATGAGACTGAAGAGATCATGAAATATAAACATATCATTGATCAATATAAATTTAGAGAACAAATCATTTTAGATTTTTTAAATAAAGAACATATTGATTTAAGTACTTTTTCAGCAATTGTTGGTAGAGGTGGTATGTTGAAACCAATTGAAAGTGGAACTTATGAAGTCAATGATTTAATGATCCAAGATATGATGGAAGCTAAAAGAGGAGAGCATGCTTCTAATTTAGGATGCATATTAGCTAGAAATTTAGGTAAACCATATGGTATACCTGCATATGTTGTTGATCCAGTTGCAGTTGATGAAATGGATGATCACTACAGATATTCTGGTTTCCCAGAATTGCAAAGAAGAAGCCTCTTTCATGCATTAAATCATAAAGCTGTTGCACGTAAACGTGCAAAAGATTTAGGGAAAAAATATGAAGATTTAAATCTTATTATTGCTCATTTAGGTGGCGGTATTAGTGTTGCTTCACATAAAAAAGGTAAAGTCATAGATGTTAATAACGCACTTGATGGAGATGGACCTATGTCTCCTGAAAGAAGTGGTTCTGTTCCTATGGGTCCATTGTATAATATGTGCTTTAGTGGGAAATACACCTTAGAAGAAATAAAAAGAAAAAATTATGGTAAGGGTGGCCTTGTTGCATATCTAGGAACTAACGATGGAAAAGAAATTCAAGACAGAATAAAAAATGGTGATGAAAAAGCTAAGTTCATTCACGAAGTTATGTGCTATCAAATCGCAAAAGAAATTGGCATACAAGCTACCGTTCTAGAAGGTAGAGTAGATGAAATCATCTTAACAGGTGGACTAGCATATGATAAACTATTAGTAGAGATAGTCACACCAAGAGTTCAGTTTATTGCACCAGTTGTAGTCTATGCTGGCGAAAATGAAATGGAATCTTTGGCTTTAGGTGCATTAAGAGTTTTAACAAAAGAAGAAAAACCGAAACAATATATTTAA
- a CDS encoding GNAT family N-acetyltransferase: protein MKVIVFKQNEFEIRKTTKDDASLILSYIKKIAAYEKLSDRVVATLKDIEHTIFEEKQAFVLIAEKNGKPIGFMLYFLTYSTFLGRANLYLEDIYIDLEYRHQGYGKLMFKALASLAVEKGYYRIDWMCLDWNTKSIDFYKSLGAKHLEQWYTFRLEKEEIEVLSKL from the coding sequence ATGAAGGTTATTGTATTTAAACAAAATGAATTTGAAATTAGAAAAACGACTAAAGATGATGCATCATTGATATTATCATATATAAAAAAGATTGCAGCTTATGAAAAACTAAGTGATCGAGTAGTTGCAACGCTTAAAGATATAGAACACACTATATTTGAAGAGAAACAAGCTTTTGTATTAATTGCAGAGAAAAATGGAAAACCCATTGGTTTTATGTTATATTTTTTAACGTATTCTACCTTTTTAGGAAGAGCTAATTTATATTTGGAAGATATTTATATTGATTTAGAATATAGACATCAAGGATATGGAAAATTAATGTTTAAAGCTTTAGCTAGTCTTGCGGTTGAAAAAGGCTATTATAGAATTGATTGGATGTGCCTTGATTGGAATACAAAATCCATTGATTTTTATAAATCATTAGGAGCTAAACATTTAGAACAATGGTATACGTTTAGACTTGAAAAAGAAGAAATAGAAGTTTTAAGTAAACTATAA